Proteins encoded within one genomic window of Gallus gallus isolate bGalGal1 chromosome 1, bGalGal1.mat.broiler.GRCg7b, whole genome shotgun sequence:
- the POU3F3 gene encoding POU domain, class 3, transcription factor 3 isoform X1, whose amino-acid sequence MAAATSNPYLPGNGILAAGSIVHADSGGGGGGGGGGGGMQPGGVAVTSVAGGYRGDPAAKMVQSDFMPGAMAASNGGHMLSHAHQWVTALPHAAAAAAAAAAAAAEAGSPWSGSPVGMTGSPQQPPPPPPPDVKGGGGREELHAGAALHHRPPHLGPPHQGHPAAWGAAAAAAHLPAMAGGQQQQQSLLYSQPGGFTVNGMLSPAGGGQSLVHPGLVRGGETAELGEHPGHHHHHHHPHPGHHAPHHGAVNSHEAHSDEDTPTSDDLEQFAKQFKQRRIKLGFTQADVGLALGTLYGNVFSQTTICRFEALQLSFKNMCKLKPLLNKWLEEADSSTGSPTSIDKIAAQGRKRKKRTSIEVSVKGALESHFLKCPKPSAQEITNLADSLQLEKEVVRVWFCNRRQKEKRMTPPGIQQQTPDDVYSQVGAVSSDTPPPHHGLQSGVQ is encoded by the coding sequence aTGGCCGCGGCCACCTCCAACCCCTACCTCCCCGGCAACGGCATCCTGGCGGCCGGCTCCATCGTCCACGCCGActcgggcggcggcggcggcggcggcggcggcggcgggggcatGCAGCCGGGCGGCGTGGCCGTCACCTCGGTGGCGGGCGGCTACCGCGGCGACCCGGCGGCCAAGATGGTCCAGAGCGACTTCATGCCGGGCGCCATGGCCGCCAGCAACGGCGGCCATATGCTGAGCCATGCCCACCAGTGGGTGACGGCCCTGCCCcacgccgccgccgccgccgccgccgccgccgccgccgccgccgaagCGGGCTCGCCCTGGTCCGGCAGCCCCGTGGGCATGAcgggcagcccccagcagccgccgccgccgccgccgcccgacGTGAagggcggcggcgggcgcgaGGAGCTGCACGCGGGCGCGGCGCTGCACCACCGGCCGCCCCACCTGGGCCCCCCGCACCAGGGGCACCCCGCGGCCtggggcgcggcggcggcggccgcccaCCTGCCCGCCATGGCcggcgggcagcagcagcagcagtcgCTCCTCTACTCGCAGCCCGGGGGCTTCACGGTGAACGGCATGCTGAGCCCCGCGGGCGGCGGGCAGAGCCTGGTGCACCCCGGGCTGGTGCGCGGCGGCGAGACGGCGGAGCTGGGCGAGCACCCCgggcaccaccaccaccaccaccacccgcACCCCGGGCACCACGCGCCGCACCACGGCGCCGTCAACAGCCACGAGGCGCACTCGGACGAGGACACGCCGACCTCGGACGACCTGGAGCAGTTCGCCAAGCAGTTCAAGCAGCGGCGGATTAAGCTGGGCTTCACGCAGGCCGACGTGGGGCTGGCGCTGGGCACCCTGTACGGCAACGTCTTCTCGCAGACCACCATCTGCCGCTTCGaggccctgcagctcagcttcaAGAACATGTGCAAGCTGAAGCCTTTGTTGAACAAGTGGCTGGAGGAAGCCGACTCCTCCACCGGCAGCCCCACCAGCATCGACAAGATCGCGGCGCAgggcaggaagaggaagaagcgGACCTCCATCGAGGTGAGTGTCAAGGGGGCCTTGGAGAGCCACTTTCTGAAATGCCCCAAGCCCTCCGCCCAGGAGATTACGAACCTAGCGGacagcctgcagctggagaaggaggTGGTCAGGGTTTGGTTTTGCAATCGGAGGCAGAAAGAGAAACGCATGACCCCGCCGGGGATCCAGCAGCAGACCCCCGACGATGTGTACTCGCAGGTCGGCGCCGTCAGCTCCGACACGCCGCCCCCTCACCACGGACTGCAGAGCGGCGTGCAGTGA
- the POU3F3 gene encoding POU domain, class 3, transcription factor 3 isoform X2 encodes MAAATSNPYLPGNGILAAGSIVHADSGGGGGGGGGGGGMQPGGVAVTSVAGGYRGDPAAKMVQSDFMPGAMAASNGGHMLSHAHQWVTALPHAAAAAAAAAAAAAEAGSPWSGSPVGMTGSPQQPPPPPPPDVKGGGGREELHAGAALHHRPPHLGPPHQGHPAAWGAAAAAAHLPAMAGGQQQQQSLLYSQPGGFTVNGMLSPAGGGQSLVHPGLVRGGETAELGEHPGHHHHHHHPHPGHHAPHHGAVNSHEAHSDEDTPTSDDLEQFAKQFKQRRIKLGFTQADVGLALGTLYGNVFSQTTICRFEALQLSFKNMCKLKPLLNKWLEEADSSTGSPTSIDKIAAQGRKRKKRTSIEKEKRMTPPGIQQQTPDDVYSQVGAVSSDTPPPHHGLQSGVQ; translated from the exons aTGGCCGCGGCCACCTCCAACCCCTACCTCCCCGGCAACGGCATCCTGGCGGCCGGCTCCATCGTCCACGCCGActcgggcggcggcggcggcggcggcggcggcggcgggggcatGCAGCCGGGCGGCGTGGCCGTCACCTCGGTGGCGGGCGGCTACCGCGGCGACCCGGCGGCCAAGATGGTCCAGAGCGACTTCATGCCGGGCGCCATGGCCGCCAGCAACGGCGGCCATATGCTGAGCCATGCCCACCAGTGGGTGACGGCCCTGCCCcacgccgccgccgccgccgccgccgccgccgccgccgccgccgaagCGGGCTCGCCCTGGTCCGGCAGCCCCGTGGGCATGAcgggcagcccccagcagccgccgccgccgccgccgcccgacGTGAagggcggcggcgggcgcgaGGAGCTGCACGCGGGCGCGGCGCTGCACCACCGGCCGCCCCACCTGGGCCCCCCGCACCAGGGGCACCCCGCGGCCtggggcgcggcggcggcggccgcccaCCTGCCCGCCATGGCcggcgggcagcagcagcagcagtcgCTCCTCTACTCGCAGCCCGGGGGCTTCACGGTGAACGGCATGCTGAGCCCCGCGGGCGGCGGGCAGAGCCTGGTGCACCCCGGGCTGGTGCGCGGCGGCGAGACGGCGGAGCTGGGCGAGCACCCCgggcaccaccaccaccaccaccacccgcACCCCGGGCACCACGCGCCGCACCACGGCGCCGTCAACAGCCACGAGGCGCACTCGGACGAGGACACGCCGACCTCGGACGACCTGGAGCAGTTCGCCAAGCAGTTCAAGCAGCGGCGGATTAAGCTGGGCTTCACGCAGGCCGACGTGGGGCTGGCGCTGGGCACCCTGTACGGCAACGTCTTCTCGCAGACCACCATCTGCCGCTTCGaggccctgcagctcagcttcaAGAACATGTGCAAGCTGAAGCCTTTGTTGAACAAGTGGCTGGAGGAAGCCGACTCCTCCACCGGCAGCCCCACCAGCATCGACAAGATCGCGGCGCAgggcaggaagaggaagaagcgGACCTCCATCGAG AAAGAGAAACGCATGACCCCGCCGGGGATCCAGCAGCAGACCCCCGACGATGTGTACTCGCAGGTCGGCGCCGTCAGCTCCGACACGCCGCCCCCTCACCACGGACTGCAGAGCGGCGTGCAGTGA